The sequence TTTCCGATGAAACTCGACAAACTGTTCAAAGGTTGCAGGAGGTGCATGCTCAGGCTCAACATTTTCACCCTGGAAATCAAACCCTTGGTCGTAGATGCTATCATCACATTCATCctccacgatcatgttgtgcatgatcacacaagcaataatcacctcccaaagcttcttcGTGATCCATGTCAATGCAGGGTTACGAAGGATGCCCCATCGAGACTGAAGCACACCAAAAACACGCTCCACATCCTTCCTGGCACTCTCCTGCATTTGGGCAAACCTCTGTCTCTTCTCTCCTTGCGGGTTCGGTATGTCTTCACAATAGTggaccactgaggatagataccatcagctaGGTAATATCCCTTATTGTAATGGTGGCCATTGACCTCAAAGTTGACCTCCGgagagtggccttctgcaagccttgcaaacaccggagaACACTGAAGAACAGTAATATCATTCTGAGAACCAGCCAtgcgaagaaagaatgccatatccagagATCTTATGAAGCCACCGCCTCAAGTATAATAGTGGCACCTTTCTCATGCCCCTTGTACTGCCcatgccaagcaaatggacagttcttccacttccagtgcatacaatctatactACTAAGCATGTCCGGAAGGCCCTCTCGGCATTGATCGCCAACAACATCTTTGTGTTAGCTGCAGTTGGCTCTCTGAGGTACTCAACGTCGAGCACTTCCATCACGGACGTGCAGAAACTATAGAGAGACATGAGACATGTGGACTCTCTCATATGAACATACTCGTCCACAATATCACCAGggattccatatgcaagcatgccgATAGCTGCAGTGCATTTCTGCTATGAAGAGAAACCAAGCTTGCCtagggcatcctctttgcactcaaagTATGGGTCATGTGCACCACACCCTCTcgaatacgattgaacacatgccttcttATTCGGAATCGGCGACGAAATTGATTTGGCCTGGAGAGTGCACCGTCCTTGAAGTAATCAGCATAGAGAAGGGTATGGCCTTTCTCTCTATTGTGGTTCAAGGCCGGAGCATGGCCGGGGATTGATCCCCTGAACCGAGGCCGCTTCCTACTAATGTGTTCATTCACGGCCAACGCAGCAGCCAACTCTTCATCATCCGATGAGTAAACAAAGTTGTGAAAGAAAAACCCATCGCCGCTATCCATTGTACCTTGTGAGCAATCCGTCGAACACCTTGTGGTCATGCTGGAGGCGCGGCCGGAATAGTACATGTCCTGCTCCCTTCGTAGGCGACGACCGCCGACTAGAGTAGGTGGTGCTGGCGGGAGCCCTGCGGCAAAGAACGGTCGGCCGGAGTAGGTCTGGGACGGCGGGTGACTTCGGCTGCCGTTTCTATCTCTCCCACCGGCGACCAAGGAGAACCCCGGCCAAATGCTTTCCGTAAAGCCAGTGCGGAGACATCTATGGTATGGCGTGGTGCTGGTTGGGACGACCTTTGTGTAACACGGCGCGGCAGGGGAGGGCGGCGGTAGCAATGACAGGGGGGAGGCGGAGGAAGGTAGAGAACAAGAAaatggggggaggggagggggctctgtgtccccgacgggcgggccagggcaGGACAAGGGCATGCGCCGCTCGCGTTCGCACGTGTTCGTTGGGATGCAAACTAGGCCCAAACTTGGGCCAGGAATGGGTCGAAAGCGGATAGAACACGGATGACGGTCCGTTTGCGGCAGAGCGTTGGAAGGCCTGCTTTGTCCGTTTATCCTCAAACGGATGCGGGCGGACGGTTTGGGGTCGCGCATTGGAGTTGGATGTAAGATTAGGGAAACCACATGTTGTGGTGCCTTGTATTGATCAATATATAGAGGTCACAAGGCAGAGTTCGTATCGTACAATATACAGACACCTATACAAGGACTACACATAtataattgtatatatatacaaaaCAAATACGGTTATATATTCTAACATTAACCTCACCGGACGGCGGCGCGCGGACTGCTCCGCCGGGTCCCTCTCCCGTGCACGTTGCCTCTCGCGGCGCGCGGCGCGGGCATTCGCACCCACCGCTGCCCGCGTGGAGGAGCGGCCGTCGGGGGAAGAAGACGGCGCGGACTGCGCCGTTCTGGCGGAGCTGCGCGCGGGCCGGGAGGTTCATCTAAAGCTGCCGCCGGTGTTCATCCTTGGTCCGCTCCAACGCAATGCCGAGGGCCTCCTGAATCCGCCATTGTTTGTACTGGTACACCAATGGGCAGCcgttttatcctttggctggcaccgGCAGCGTAGACACCATGCATCCATCGACCAAGCGTCCAATCCGATGCTACAAACGAGACGACCGACCTTTCGGCGGGCGCCGTTGCCTTTTGGTTCCTCCTCCCACACGTCTTCCCACAGCAGCACTGCAGTGGAGAGGAGTAAACATCCAAACACCGACAGCTCATTCCACGCCCGCTTCCACGCGCATCGTCAGACAAGAGACCAAAAAGGGCAGGGCAGCACGCCATGCCCACCGTCCCTCACTCGCTCTTTCACTGTAGTAGCAGTCCGTCGTGCACCGCATCGCTATAACTTTTCCTCCCACAAACCCGACGCGCCCAATTTATTACCACCATATCGTACACCAATATCCTCCTCTCCAACGGTGCGATCCCGTGCTGCTATCATCACTGCCACTCCGTGACGGACCAGTGAGTGTGAGCAGCTAGCTAGCTCCGTGAGATGCAACCAGCTGCGGCGCCGGCAATGCCGTCCATCCTGCTGCTGCTCGCCCTGCTCGCGGCCACGGCCGTGGGCGCCGGAGCTGGGAGGACGCCCACGCTGGTGTTCATCCTGGCGGGGCAGTCCAACATGGGCGGCCGGGGCGGGGCGACGCTCAACAACCGCTGGGACGGCGTGGTGCCGCGGGAGTGCGCCCCGTCCCCGCGCACGCTCCGCCTCTCGCCGGCCCTGCGCTGGGAGGAGGCCCGCGAGCCGCTGCACTCCGGCATCGACGTGGGCAACGTGCTGGGCGTCGGCCCGGGCATGCCGTTCGCGCACGCGCTGCTCCGCGCCCCGGCGTGCCCCAGGGGCGCCGTGGTCGGCCTCGTCCCCTGCGCGCAGGGCGGCACCCCCATCGCCAACTGGTCCCGCGGCTCCGACCTCTACGACCGGATGCtcacccgcgcccgcgccgccgtcgcgCAGACGAATGGCAAGGGGAGGATCGCGGCCATGCTCTGGTTCCAGGGCGAGACCGACACCATCCGGCGCGAGGACGCGCTGGCGTACACGGGCAGGATGGAGGCGCTTATCCGGGACGTCCGGCGGGACCTCGGCATCCCAAACCTCCTCGTCATCCAGGTCTGTCGCTCGCCGCATCCATGAATCCCCTGCCACGGCCAACTCCATCAGTACGCTCACCGCTCACTCACCCCATGACGTTCTTGGTGCAGGTTGGGATCGCGACGGGGCAGGGCAAGTTCGTGGATCTGGTGCGGAAGGCGCAGCGGGCGGTGCGGGCGCCGAACCTGAGGTACGTGGACGCCATGGGCCTCCCCGTCGCCAACGACTTCACGCACCTCACCACGCCGGCGCAGGTCCGGCTCGGGAAGATGCTCGCCGACGCCTACGTCGCCACGCTCCACTGATTGATAATCCAGTGGTTAGCGCGTGCGCCTGCCTGATTACTGATAAGCACCTGGACTGTTTAGTTGGACTATTACTAAAccatactagtagtagtagtatcatTGATCCGCTCAAGAGATTGGTGATGATTAGTTGTGGTGGCTGACAGATTAAGTGGCTGATCAACGATTCTGCTGAATTAGTCAGTCTGTAGCAGCAGCGGCAGTATACCATGTACTATGTCAGGCTCCCAATTCCCAAAGGTTGCAACTGATTACTACATTATTGCTGCCATTAGTATGCATTTATGTATGTAGGATTATTTTCTTCCGTCTTACTTTTGGTTCTCAGCGTAATGTAATGTAAAGCCAGCTGGGCTGCATTATTCGACACCAACATTATCAGATTTTATCCATGCAGTGCGGTGCAGGCAATTTAGTACGTACCACGTACTGGAACATGTGACTGACTGGCCGACTGCGAGACGCATTGCACGTCCAATTGGAATTGCTGTTGCAGACCGAGAGCAATGTCATGGCAAGGCTGGCATGTGCGGGTGTAATGATTTGCGCAGCACGCAGTGATGGACGGACGGACCAGTGGTCTCCTCCTCCTCAATGTGTTCATGTGCTCTGCTTTTACTCATGTGCTCTGCTTTGCCGTGTTGCCGTGATAGCAGGAGGACCCCAAAATTCAGATTCCATTCATTGCTTCATTCATCAAGTAGCGCGTGGAACGGAAACTgcaatttttctttctttttcttttgaggcaAGGAAAAGTGCATACTTAGGGCATCCATAGTCGCCCATgctagttaaatttatgatcaaacttAAATCTTGAAAAATGTGATCAGCCACTGCATGCATGTTGTACAAGAGCAGTAGCTAGCTTGGCCAAAAAAAACATTGTTTATTGGGAGCGGCTACACGTCAATCGACTGCCTTttgaatttgggtcagtcgactatTTGTGGCCGTTGGATGCGGATTAAACAGTGGGCATGCATTCTtcttcctccagcttcttctttCTTTGGCCGCTAAACGGGTCGCCGGACAAACCGCCCGCGAACACCACCCATGGTCGAGCGCAGCCTTGCCTCCCCGCCCTCCCCGGAACCGCTCCCCATCGTCGGTCTTGTCGCCGCCCCCGACCGTCCCTCTAGCCCGCCCACATACTGTTGTTTTCTCCAGCGAAGTTGTACCAccgccccaccctaaaccctaagatagataacgAGGTAGCCCTCCGGCGAGCCCCTTCCTCCCCTCGGCTCATGATGAACTATCAAAATTGACTGACCCCGAATTCTATTTTCAATCGAGTGACATTTAGCTAAGCTATTGTTTATTACCAGTGCCCCTCATATTTTGGGAAGCAGGGGGTACTGAGCATAGTTTGGCTTCGCCGTTCCTACAAGCTTCGGTTCTAGAATCTTTAGTTTGGCACTATGTTGCACAATGATGTAAAGCGGTTCTAAAAGCCAAAAGACAATTTGGCATACATTGTGGATGTCCTTAATTGACTCATGATGCACGTGCCACATGTTAGGGTGTTTGGTAGCATTCTCAACCTAACATGGTTGTTCACCTCTAATACATGTTGAGTATATACATGCTTAGTAAATGCATTTGGTGTTGTTTGTTAGGGGTGTATGTGCTAAGACATGCTAAGCTGAGACTCTGTTTGGCAGCTTGTATATGTTTAGACATGTCAGTCCGTACTGTAGCAACTGGTATTTCTAAAGGAGTTGGAAAACcaaatcaaaaaaaaattgaacACAAATTTAATTTAAACATTTTAGATTTTTTTAAgttaaaattttgaacatttttagaaAATTATTTGTTGGATTTTTTAACATTttgtgaatcatttttttttggaAATTCTGAACattattcaaaattcaaaaaaattataaaacatattttaaaactaattttgaaattctgaacattttttgaaaatttgactACATATGGAAAatctaacatttttcaaatgtgaactttttaaaaataaATTGAACCCATTTGAAAAGTCTGAATGTTTTTTAAACAAGTTGTCGCTCGCTTTGCTCGTGCATGCTAACCAGCAAACGTCTACTCGTGTGTTCTATCTTCATGCATGCTACGAGGGTATTTGTGCTGAGCTCGTGCATGCTGAGGAGACCCCGTCTAgactaccaaacacccaaaagtgagtTTAGTAGGGAACGTTTGAGCTCATGCACTCTACCAAATACATCCTTAATTACCCCATACATGCAGTAAAAATGAACCAAAACATGCTTTTTTTAGAACCCTGAAGCCCATTGGCCCACCAAAATGGCAGCTCAAGCTTCGCCACTATGTGTTGGGTTTGTGGTTGTATGTGCGAGTTTTTTCTTTGTTTGTGGTTGTATAATTTTTGTTCCCACCATAGTCATccatgttagttaaatttatgaatCATACTTAAATCTTGAATGCGGGCGCACTATATTATGAAATGGAGGAGGTATCATTTACCCCACAATGAGTGTGGTTCCAAATTTCTGTATAGCGGGCGCAGCTGCTGAATGTACCAAAAATCTTCCCATCTCTACACAACTGCATGCAGGTTGTACAAGAGCAGCAACTAGCTTGGCCAAAAGAAACATTGGTTATTGGATgcggctacacgtcagtcgactgttTTCTGGGCGTTGGATGCAGATCAAACGGTGAGCATGCCTTCTTCTTCCCCGGCTTCTTCCTTTGGCCGCCGCACAAGCCGCCGGCCAAATCGCCTGCAACCACAACCCGCAGTCGGCGGCGCTCCCCCGCAGCCTCGCTGCCCCCGCCCTCCCTGGAAccgctccccaccgccggtcttGCCACCGCCCGCGGCCGTCTCTCTAGCTCCGTCGCGTACTTTTTTTCCCCAGCGAAGCTGCACCACCGCCTCCACCACTGTCCCACCCTGAACCCTACGATAGATAATGGAATAGCCCTCCGGCgagccctttccttctccttccttccctccggcTCACTCTGGCGAACTCTCAAAATTAACGGACCCAAATTCTATTTTCAGTTGAGTGACATTTGGCTAAGCTGTTGTTTATTACCAACGCCCCCCATATTTTGGGAAGCAGTGAATTGGCATCGCCGCTCCTACGAGCTTCGGTTCCAGAATCTTTAATTTGGCACTAGGTTGCACAATGATGTAAAGCGGTTCCAAAAGCTAAAAGACAATTTGGCACCGCTATTTGGCATAAATAGTGGATGTCCTTAGTTGACTCATGGTGCACGTGCCACATGTTAGGGTGTTTGGTAGCATTCTCAACCTAACATGGCTGTTCTCCTCCAATACATGTTGTGTATAGACATGCTGGATACATGTATTTGATGTTGTTTGTTAGCGGTGTATGTGTAGAGACATGCTAAACTGAGACTCTGTTTGACAGTTTGTTTAGATATGACAGTCGGTGCTGTAGCAACCGATATTTCTAAAGGATTGAAAAAAAAACATATGAACACAAattttgaaattccaaacattttttgatttttttaaattaaaattttgaaaaaaattaaaacttattttttggaattttgaacattttttggaagttcgtttttttgaaaattctaaacatttttcaaaattcaaataaattctaaaaatctaactttttttGAATTACTTTTGAAAtgctgaacaatttttgaaaaactaAACAAATTTGAAAATCTAACATTTTTAAaatgtgaactttttttaaaagaaATTGAACCGATTTGAAAGTTCTGAATATTTTTTAAACACGTTGTCGCTAGCTTTGCTCGTGCATGCTGACCAGCAAACGTCTACTCGTGTGTTTTATCTTCGTGCATTCTACGAGGGTATTTGTGCTGAGCTCGTGGATACTGAGGAGGCCCCGTCTAGGCTACCAAACACCCAAAGTGGATTTAGCAGGGAATGTTTGAGCTCTTGCACGCTCCATGCATTCTACCAATCACAACCTTAATTACCCCATACACACAGTAAAAACGCCCCAAACATGCTTTTTGTAGAACCCTAAAGCCCATTGGCCCACCAAAATGACAGCTCAAGCTTCGCCACTGTGTTGGGTTTGTGGTTGTATGTGCAAGTGTTTTTCGTTTGTGTCTCTTCTCTCTGGTATTTCCTGTATCCTTTGCATTACTTGAGCCTATATTGTCAGGGCCGCAAGGCTTTATATGCAAATAAACAAATAAGTGAAAAATATGTAGGTGGGCATTCACTTCCACATCGACCATTCGAAAAAAGACATTCACTTCTTACCCCAGCCAAACTTTGGAATTGATCTTTGGGCATTGCGAGTGCTGAAGCATCCGCGTGGGATAACCTAGTAGTTGGAACGAAGGTCGAGAGCGGGATGTAGTCCTGGGCATGGACAACCCGGGTCGTGCTTGGCATTCGGCGGCTATGGTTCATGTCTTATTATCCAGTCTAAAAAGGTAGTTGGCTCGGATCCATGAAGCTGGAGAAGATCCGAACGAGCCCTGAATCACTCAAGGGGAGCTCCTATTTCGCGCTTTTATTGTCGGAAAGGAGGGCCGACGATCACATGAGCCCTAAGAGGGCCGCAGCCCAGCAACACGAGTTCACTCGCCTATCCCCTCTCGCTCCGGTTCAATTGGTTGATCGGTAGACCAATTTGATTGGTTGATTTGTTTGTGGACCATTAACCCTGGACTTTAAAATTAAAAAAGttcaccaaaaataaaaaaaatgggaATTGGAAAAAAAGTTTGCGAATCTAAAAAACTTCACCAAATTCTAAgaaaaatttcatgattttttttgaagttCATAAAATCTGAAAAACATCTATTTCGATAAAGAGTACCACAAATTTTAAAGAAGCTCGTCAATTTTGGAAAAGAGTCATTAATTTGAAAAAacttcatgtattttaaaaaagttGACGAATATGAAAACagttgaaatttttgaaaaaaaatcattgattttgacAAAAAAATCACGTGTTTGAAATAGGTTCATCGATTTTGATACAacaattcatgaatttgaaaagttcaCTAATTTTGAAAATATGGAATACGTTGAAAAGAGTTCATGGCCTTAAGAATAATTCATGCATTAAATTGCTTAGAAAAACTGAAATGGTTCACAGATTTGAAATAAAATAATGAAAATTTAAAAATCCCACGAGGTTGAAAAAAGTTAACAAATTCAAGAAAATTTAACGAATTTTGAGAAATAATAAtcgattttaaaaaaaagttcatgcatttgaagaaaaataaataaagaactAGATAAAAAATAACAAATTTTGGTTAAACAAAACCAGacacaaaaggaaaaaaaactagcTGCTACCTGCCTTACATGGGACACACAACAAGAAAGAACAAGGAAGTAAGAATGCACAACATGTTAATATGGTTGGAGGGgttgtggtatccccagcccaccagcgttcaaatcctggtgctcgcatttattcctggattcatttcaggatttccggcgatgcacgttcagtgggaggagacgtttccgtcgacgacgaggcgcctacggtgacttcgtaaatctcaagatgacatgctggctcagtctttcggaggcgctcataggggtagggtatgcATGTGTGCTTCATAAGGATgaatgtatgcgcgtgtatatgagtgcttgtgtctgtactgatgttcaaaaaaaaagtttcccaGTTGGTTACTGTAGGTCGTGCTAAACCCTAAGGTCAAGAGTTCAAGGCTCACGCACCAAGTTTTTGAAGGTTAAAAAAGGGAGAAAATGGGCCGCGCATCTAGGGTGGAGGGGGTGTGCGCCGGTTAGCGAAATAGCCCGGAATAGGGTTTGGGGCACTTAAGTGTGCCCGCTTAGATGTGTCTACCCGTCCATGTTCCTTTGTTTCATTTCTTTTTCTACGAAAAGCACCTGAATCTATTATTAAATTTCATTAAAAGTATACAACATCTCAAACATAATACAAATTACATTAGGATCTATGGAGTACCAAATGACCACTACTGCCACCAGAACATGGTCATCACATCGTTATCATCCTTCCCTACCAGACCAGCCTGGCCATGTCTTGTGCTGTCCTTAGTTCGTCTCCACGTTTATATGTTCCGTGAGAAACACATGCATTCGACTAATTCTTGTAAAATAGCAGTTAACTATAACCATCTTTTTATTCAAATAGGGCAATTCTAGACCCAACGCCGGTCGGTTGAGTCTCCCTAGCTAGAGTAAATTGCCAAAAACCACCACAATTGCGTCGCTCATTGCGAAAAACCTCCATTTTCATAAAAGTTTGCCCAAAACACCAATTTTGAATAATTGTTTGCTGAAAGCACTAAGAGTGATGCTTGATCACGTTTTGACACGAAAACTGAAAGTGGGGTCCATTTGTCAGCGCCACGTGGCACGGGGTAACGGCCAGCAGAGACGGACGTTGGACCATTTGACTGAACCGTTACGTTGCCGCGGGCCCATCCGTCCGCATCTATAGTCCGCTTCCTCTCTCATGCATTTCATCGAGCATGTTGTGCGCATCAGGGGGAGAGCTGGAGGGCGGTCCACTTCCGCACACCGGCGGAGTTCGACCTGCTTATGTCGTTGTGCAGCTCGCCGGAGCATCACCGGAGTCAGCCGCCCCTGCAGTTCCGCGCGAACCTGTGGAGGGCGAGGTGAGTGGCGTgctgggcgacgaggaggaggcccaggaggagctcGCGCGCCCGCGCCCCTGTCCGCTTCGGCAAGCGCGAGTTCCATGCGAGCCCACTCCGGAGAGTCTGAGCTCCTGCGCGCAGCCAACTTGCCCCGTGGAGGAGGCAGCACCAGCCGGCGAGTTGAGTGGCGTGCTGGGCGACGAGGAGCTCGCGCGCCCGCGCTCCTGCCTGCTCATGGGAGGCCGAACTCCCCACGAGCCCGCTGCAGAGAGTCTGAGCTCCTACGCGCCCGAGCACCAACCCGCTGCTGGGAGGCCgagctccaggtgcccgcaaccctGCCGCCCGATTCAGCGAGGCCCACCTTGTTTTGGTCGGGAGATCGAGCACCGCCCAATTTGGTCGCCGGCTTAGGGGTAGCTAAAGCGGCGGCCGGCATGGCGCGTCGGATTCAGAGTCCCGGTGCTCGTTGTAGCTATGTCCTCGAGGGAGCCGCATCGCATGTATATATATCAAGGCCGAACGAGCCTTTGCCGTAGCGTACAAGTCCAGAGAAAGAATCCCGATCTGGTTCGGTTGAGGAGATAGACATAGCTACGGGAGGTAGATAGAGATAGGAGAGATTACATGAGTTAAACGGTTCAaactctaacaccctcccttaatctaaaCTATCTTATGTTAAGATTTCTCTTGAACTCTTCAAAGGACTTGGTTGGCAAAGCTTTGGTAAACCCATCAGCTACTTGATCTTTGGATGGAATGAATCGTATATCCAACTTCTTCTCTGCAACTCTTTCacgcacaaagtgaaaatcaatttcaATGTGTTTGGTTCTACTATGAAACACTGGATTAGCAGAAAGATAGGTTGCTCCCAAGTTGTCACACCATAGACAAGATATACGAGGTTGCTTGATTCCTAGCTCATGAAGCAAAGATTCCACCCAAATAATTTCAGCAGTTGCATTTGCTAGTGATTTGTATTCAGCCTCTGTACTTGACCTTGACACAGTGGCTTGTTTTCTGGCACTCCAAGAAATAAGGTTTGAACCAAAGAATACTGCAAATCCTCCAGTTGACTTTCTGTCATCAACACATcctgcccaatcagcatcagagaatgcactAACAAGTGTGGAACTGGAACGTCTAAACTGAAGTCCCAAACTCATAGTATGCTTAATGTATCGTACAATCCGTTTGACAGACGTCCAATGAGTGGAGGTAGGAGCATGCAAATATTGACAAACCTTGTTCACAGCAAACGAAATATCTGGCCGTGTCAAAGTCAAGTATTGTAGAGCTCCAACAACACTTCTATATTTTGTGCTCTCCTCTTCATTAAGAGGTTCTCCCTGATATGCTGAAAGTTGTTCTGAAGAAGACAATGGTGTAGGAGAGGGTTTGCAATCCTTCATTCCTATTCGGGTTAGAAGTTCAGTGACATATTTCTCTTGATTCAACACTATGCCATCTTGAGTCTTCTTAACTTCAATGCCCAAAAAGAAATGCAAATCACCAAGATCCTTCAAAGCAAATTCTGAACTCAAATCTAGCAAGAGAGCATTAGTGGCATCTTGAGAAGAACTTGCAactataatatcatccacatatatgagCACAAAAATCATTGTGTTTGCCTTATTATAAATGAAGAGAGATGTATCTGCCTTGGATGGAATAAATCCAAGATACTTCAATTGTGAACTTAACCTTGAGAACCATGCTCTAGGTGActgcttcagaccataaagagctttgtcaaGCCTGCAAACATAATGAGGTGTTTGTTTGTTTTCATATCCTGGTGGTTGCCTCATAtagacctcctcttccagaacaccatgcaaaaacgcgttctgaacatctagctgtcgaAGACTCCATCCCCTAGAAACAGCAATGGCTAGCACAAGTCTTATAGTAGCAGCTTTTACAACTGGACTAAAAGTGTCCTCATAATCAATCCCATACCGTTGCTTGAATCCTTTGGCAACAAGACGTGCTTTATACCTATCAATAGAGCCATCTGCTTTTCTTTTGATTCTATAGACCCACTTACAGTCAATAATGTTTTTACCTCTCTGACTTGGCACCAAGTGCCATGTCTTATTTTTCATGAGTGCATCATACTCTTCATCCATAGCCCTTTTCCATTTAGGATCTCCAAGCGCATCTCTCAACTTTGCTGGTTCACCTGAAACACATAACATGCCATATGGTATAGTACCATCTCTTCTTATTTTGGGATTTCTAATACCTTTCTGTAGCCGGGTCATGACCCTTGAGGTGGTAGCAGGCTGTTCTTGCTGTTGTACAGAAGATTGTACAGATCGGCTGTTTGCAGAAGATCCAGGAGATCCATCCATGTGTACAGATTGTGCTGAAGTACCGGATCCAGTAGCCCCTGGTGTGGCCTGTCCTGCACTAGCAACGGCTGAATCCACGGAGCGACCCGGAGCAGAAGATCCCGAGCCTGCGGCGCCTGTCTCCTGCATGCGCACAACTGACGCCTCCTGCATGCGCGCGCCGGACGAGGGGAATCCCGCGTCGTCGCCTGGCGACGTGGCGGATGCGGAACGGGCTGGAGAGGCCTGGCTCTCCTGTCGGCTGGCGGGCGCGCGATCCCGCGCGGATCTCCGCCCGTGATCCAAGGCGGATCGGCGCACAGGCGTGACAGGCGCTGCCGCATCCTCCTCGTGCTCTGcgcctgctgcttcttcttcaaacACATCAAATATAACATCATTTTGCACCGGATTTTGATCATTATGAACGTTTTGAACGCCGTTTTCTTCATGCACCTGCACAGACATAGTACCCGGAGTAGAACTAGAAGGAATATTAGCACATTGATTAGTACAATTGTTATCGCCCCCTTGATCAAATTCCGGAAGTAGAAGAATTTCTTTTCGAAGAAGGGCACCGGCATTTGGATGGAGTGATTTGAAGGGAAAAACAGATTCATCAAAGACAACATCCCTAGATATGTAGATTCTACCAGTAGAGACATCAAGACATTTGACCCCTTTGTGTATAGGACTATAACCCAAAAAAACACATTGTTTGGAACGAAACGCAAGTTTGCGTGTGTTGTATGGTCGAAGATTcggccaacatgcacaaccaaatatgcgGAGGGATGTATAATCAGGAGTAATGCCAAAAAGACGAGTGATAGGGTTTTCAAGTTTGATGACTTTACTGGGTCTAATATTAATAAGATATGTTGCGGCaagaaaagcctcatcccaaaatttGAGAGGCATAGA comes from Triticum aestivum cultivar Chinese Spring chromosome 5B, IWGSC CS RefSeq v2.1, whole genome shotgun sequence and encodes:
- the LOC123114451 gene encoding probable carbohydrate esterase At4g34215, with the translated sequence MQPAAAPAMPSILLLLALLAATAVGAGAGRTPTLVFILAGQSNMGGRGGATLNNRWDGVVPRECAPSPRTLRLSPALRWEEAREPLHSGIDVGNVLGVGPGMPFAHALLRAPACPRGAVVGLVPCAQGGTPIANWSRGSDLYDRMLTRARAAVAQTNGKGRIAAMLWFQGETDTIRREDALAYTGRMEALIRDVRRDLGIPNLLVIQVGIATGQGKFVDLVRKAQRAVRAPNLRYVDAMGLPVANDFTHLTTPAQVRLGKMLADAYVATLH